From Dasypus novemcinctus isolate mDasNov1 chromosome 8, mDasNov1.1.hap2, whole genome shotgun sequence, the proteins below share one genomic window:
- the AQP7 gene encoding aquaporin-7 isoform X1, which produces MAEMDSHRRSTHSSTTIFSSMIERIHAIMQKEMIREFLAEFMSTFVMMVFGLGSVAHMVLGENKFGSYLGVNLGFGFGVTMGVHVAGGVSGAHMNAAVTFTSCVLGRMSWKKFPVYVLGQFLGSFLAAATIYCLFFEALMQFSGGVLTVTGPTATASIFATYLPTHMSLWQGFLDEAVLTGLLQLCLFAITDKRNNSPPEGAQALVIGVLIIVIGVSLGMNTGYAINPSRDLPPRVFTFIAGWGKQVFSAGENWWWVPVVAPLLGSFMGGAIYLLLIGFNIPRDLQSSSQDSGIYEEQRLSTAPKTSPDSPVASPLSPVPMTTSVSASRPPPQSVSSLSDPVLPLEHL; this is translated from the exons ATGGCTGAAATGGACAGCCACCGACG GTCCACCCACAGCTCCACGACGATCTTTTCATCCATGATAGAGAGGATACATGCCATAATGCAGAAGGAAATGATCCGAGAGTTCCTGGCCGAGTTCATGAGCACATTTGTCATGATG GTGTTTGGCCTCGGCTCCGTGGCCCATATGGTTCTAGGAGAGAATAAATTCGGGAGCTACCTTGGTGTCAACTTGGGGTTTGGCTTCGGAGTCACCATGGGAGTGCACGTGGCAGGGGGCGTCTCTG GAGCCCACATGAACGCGGCCGTGACCTTCACCAGCTGCGTGCTAGGCCGCATGTCCTGGAAGAAGTTTCCCGTCTACGTCCTGGGTCAGTTCCTGGGCTCCTTCCTGGCCGCTGCCACCATCTACTGCCTCTTCTTCG AGGCCTTGATGCAGTTCTCGGGAGGAGTGCTGACAGTGACCGGTCCCACAGCCACCGCCAGCATCTTTGCCACTTACCTTCCCACACACATGTCGCTGTGGCAGGGCTTCTTGGATGAG GCTGTCCTGACGGGGTTGCTCCAGTTGTGTCTCTTTGCCATCACGGACAAGCGGAACAACTCACCCCCCGAAGGGGCCCAGGCCCTGGTGATCGGCGTCCTCATCATCGTCATCGGGGTGTCCCTGGGCATGAACACGGGGTACGCCATCAACCCGTCGCGGGACCTGCCTCCCCGCGTCTTCACCTTCATTGCCGGCTGGGGCAAACAGGTCTTCAG TGCTGGGGAGAACTGGTGGTGGGTGCCAGtggtggcgccactcctgggttcCTTCATGGGCGGCGCCATCTACCTGCTCCTCATTGGCTTCAACATCCCCCGGGACCTCCAGTCGTCGTCGCAGGACTCGGGGATATACGAAGAGCAGCGGCTGTCCACGGCACCCAAGACCAGCCCCGACTCCCCTGTGGCCTCTCCCCTCAGCCCTGTCCCCATGACTACCAGCGTCTCTGCCAGTAGGCCCCCGCCCCAGTCCGTCTCCTCCTTAAGTGACCCAGTGCTCCCCCTGGAGCACCTCTAA
- the AQP7 gene encoding aquaporin-7 isoform X2, whose translation MAEMDSHRREDTCHNAEGNDPRVPGRVHEHICHDGGPLRGPPSQVFGLGSVAHMVLGENKFGSYLGVNLGFGFGVTMGVHVAGGVSGAHMNAAVTFTSCVLGRMSWKKFPVYVLGQFLGSFLAAATIYCLFFEALMQFSGGVLTVTGPTATASIFATYLPTHMSLWQGFLDEAVLTGLLQLCLFAITDKRNNSPPEGAQALVIGVLIIVIGVSLGMNTGYAINPSRDLPPRVFTFIAGWGKQVFSAGENWWWVPVVAPLLGSFMGGAIYLLLIGFNIPRDLQSSSQDSGIYEEQRLSTAPKTSPDSPVASPLSPVPMTTSVSASRPPPQSVSSLSDPVLPLEHL comes from the exons ATGGCTGAAATGGACAGCCACCGACG AGAGGATACATGCCATAATGCAGAAGGAAATGATCCGAGAGTTCCTGGCCGAGTTCATGAGCACATTTGTCATGATG GCGGCCCCCTCAGAGGCCCTCCCTCGCAGGTGTTTGGCCTCGGCTCCGTGGCCCATATGGTTCTAGGAGAGAATAAATTCGGGAGCTACCTTGGTGTCAACTTGGGGTTTGGCTTCGGAGTCACCATGGGAGTGCACGTGGCAGGGGGCGTCTCTG GAGCCCACATGAACGCGGCCGTGACCTTCACCAGCTGCGTGCTAGGCCGCATGTCCTGGAAGAAGTTTCCCGTCTACGTCCTGGGTCAGTTCCTGGGCTCCTTCCTGGCCGCTGCCACCATCTACTGCCTCTTCTTCG AGGCCTTGATGCAGTTCTCGGGAGGAGTGCTGACAGTGACCGGTCCCACAGCCACCGCCAGCATCTTTGCCACTTACCTTCCCACACACATGTCGCTGTGGCAGGGCTTCTTGGATGAG GCTGTCCTGACGGGGTTGCTCCAGTTGTGTCTCTTTGCCATCACGGACAAGCGGAACAACTCACCCCCCGAAGGGGCCCAGGCCCTGGTGATCGGCGTCCTCATCATCGTCATCGGGGTGTCCCTGGGCATGAACACGGGGTACGCCATCAACCCGTCGCGGGACCTGCCTCCCCGCGTCTTCACCTTCATTGCCGGCTGGGGCAAACAGGTCTTCAG TGCTGGGGAGAACTGGTGGTGGGTGCCAGtggtggcgccactcctgggttcCTTCATGGGCGGCGCCATCTACCTGCTCCTCATTGGCTTCAACATCCCCCGGGACCTCCAGTCGTCGTCGCAGGACTCGGGGATATACGAAGAGCAGCGGCTGTCCACGGCACCCAAGACCAGCCCCGACTCCCCTGTGGCCTCTCCCCTCAGCCCTGTCCCCATGACTACCAGCGTCTCTGCCAGTAGGCCCCCGCCCCAGTCCGTCTCCTCCTTAAGTGACCCAGTGCTCCCCCTGGAGCACCTCTAA
- the AQP7 gene encoding aquaporin-7 isoform X3, translated as MQKEMIREFLAEFMSTFVMMVFGLGSVAHMVLGENKFGSYLGVNLGFGFGVTMGVHVAGGVSGAHMNAAVTFTSCVLGRMSWKKFPVYVLGQFLGSFLAAATIYCLFFEALMQFSGGVLTVTGPTATASIFATYLPTHMSLWQGFLDEAVLTGLLQLCLFAITDKRNNSPPEGAQALVIGVLIIVIGVSLGMNTGYAINPSRDLPPRVFTFIAGWGKQVFSAGENWWWVPVVAPLLGSFMGGAIYLLLIGFNIPRDLQSSSQDSGIYEEQRLSTAPKTSPDSPVASPLSPVPMTTSVSASRPPPQSVSSLSDPVLPLEHL; from the exons ATGCAGAAGGAAATGATCCGAGAGTTCCTGGCCGAGTTCATGAGCACATTTGTCATGATG GTGTTTGGCCTCGGCTCCGTGGCCCATATGGTTCTAGGAGAGAATAAATTCGGGAGCTACCTTGGTGTCAACTTGGGGTTTGGCTTCGGAGTCACCATGGGAGTGCACGTGGCAGGGGGCGTCTCTG GAGCCCACATGAACGCGGCCGTGACCTTCACCAGCTGCGTGCTAGGCCGCATGTCCTGGAAGAAGTTTCCCGTCTACGTCCTGGGTCAGTTCCTGGGCTCCTTCCTGGCCGCTGCCACCATCTACTGCCTCTTCTTCG AGGCCTTGATGCAGTTCTCGGGAGGAGTGCTGACAGTGACCGGTCCCACAGCCACCGCCAGCATCTTTGCCACTTACCTTCCCACACACATGTCGCTGTGGCAGGGCTTCTTGGATGAG GCTGTCCTGACGGGGTTGCTCCAGTTGTGTCTCTTTGCCATCACGGACAAGCGGAACAACTCACCCCCCGAAGGGGCCCAGGCCCTGGTGATCGGCGTCCTCATCATCGTCATCGGGGTGTCCCTGGGCATGAACACGGGGTACGCCATCAACCCGTCGCGGGACCTGCCTCCCCGCGTCTTCACCTTCATTGCCGGCTGGGGCAAACAGGTCTTCAG TGCTGGGGAGAACTGGTGGTGGGTGCCAGtggtggcgccactcctgggttcCTTCATGGGCGGCGCCATCTACCTGCTCCTCATTGGCTTCAACATCCCCCGGGACCTCCAGTCGTCGTCGCAGGACTCGGGGATATACGAAGAGCAGCGGCTGTCCACGGCACCCAAGACCAGCCCCGACTCCCCTGTGGCCTCTCCCCTCAGCCCTGTCCCCATGACTACCAGCGTCTCTGCCAGTAGGCCCCCGCCCCAGTCCGTCTCCTCCTTAAGTGACCCAGTGCTCCCCCTGGAGCACCTCTAA
- the AQP7 gene encoding aquaporin-7 isoform X4: MAEMDSHRREDTCHNAEGNDPRVPGRVHEHICHDGAHMNAAVTFTSCVLGRMSWKKFPVYVLGQFLGSFLAAATIYCLFFEALMQFSGGVLTVTGPTATASIFATYLPTHMSLWQGFLDEAVLTGLLQLCLFAITDKRNNSPPEGAQALVIGVLIIVIGVSLGMNTGYAINPSRDLPPRVFTFIAGWGKQVFSAGENWWWVPVVAPLLGSFMGGAIYLLLIGFNIPRDLQSSSQDSGIYEEQRLSTAPKTSPDSPVASPLSPVPMTTSVSASRPPPQSVSSLSDPVLPLEHL; encoded by the exons ATGGCTGAAATGGACAGCCACCGACG AGAGGATACATGCCATAATGCAGAAGGAAATGATCCGAGAGTTCCTGGCCGAGTTCATGAGCACATTTGTCATGATG GAGCCCACATGAACGCGGCCGTGACCTTCACCAGCTGCGTGCTAGGCCGCATGTCCTGGAAGAAGTTTCCCGTCTACGTCCTGGGTCAGTTCCTGGGCTCCTTCCTGGCCGCTGCCACCATCTACTGCCTCTTCTTCG AGGCCTTGATGCAGTTCTCGGGAGGAGTGCTGACAGTGACCGGTCCCACAGCCACCGCCAGCATCTTTGCCACTTACCTTCCCACACACATGTCGCTGTGGCAGGGCTTCTTGGATGAG GCTGTCCTGACGGGGTTGCTCCAGTTGTGTCTCTTTGCCATCACGGACAAGCGGAACAACTCACCCCCCGAAGGGGCCCAGGCCCTGGTGATCGGCGTCCTCATCATCGTCATCGGGGTGTCCCTGGGCATGAACACGGGGTACGCCATCAACCCGTCGCGGGACCTGCCTCCCCGCGTCTTCACCTTCATTGCCGGCTGGGGCAAACAGGTCTTCAG TGCTGGGGAGAACTGGTGGTGGGTGCCAGtggtggcgccactcctgggttcCTTCATGGGCGGCGCCATCTACCTGCTCCTCATTGGCTTCAACATCCCCCGGGACCTCCAGTCGTCGTCGCAGGACTCGGGGATATACGAAGAGCAGCGGCTGTCCACGGCACCCAAGACCAGCCCCGACTCCCCTGTGGCCTCTCCCCTCAGCCCTGTCCCCATGACTACCAGCGTCTCTGCCAGTAGGCCCCCGCCCCAGTCCGTCTCCTCCTTAAGTGACCCAGTGCTCCCCCTGGAGCACCTCTAA